Within the Pseudomonas fulva genome, the region TCCCTTCTTTCTTCGGGGACTCTGATACAGGCAGATCAGATAATCCCCCTTTTCTTCGGGAGCCCTGGTACAGGCAGGCCGGGACCTCCCTCTTTTCTTCCTAGCGCGGCGCCAGACGAACCGTCAGGCGCCAGCGGCCTTCGACCTTCTCGGCATCCAGTTCAGCGTGCAACGGGCGAGCCGCCACCACACGCACCTCCAGCTCTCGTCCTTCGCGCACCACACGCCAGTTGGCGGCGCGCCCGGCGATCTGCAACTGGCCCTGGCGCTCACGGCCCAGCCCCTCGAAGCGCAGCGCAAAGGTGCCATGGGCATCGCTGACCTGCACCTGCGGCTCGACGTTGAACCACAGCAACAAGCGGTCGTCCTGAACCTCGACGTCCTTGAGGTGCATGGCGTCCGGGTGGAACAGCCGGCCGATCATCAGGCCTACCAGGAAACCGAAGATCGCCAGCGAGCCGATCACCCGCACCCAGGGACGCGGCCTTGGCGGCTTATCCGGCGTAGAATGGCGCCCGTCTTCTGGCCTGGAGCCGTGCATGTTTCATGTAATCCTTTTTCAACCGGAAATTCCGCCCAACACCGGCAACGTTATCAGGCTTTGCGCCAACAGCGGCTGCCACCTGCACCTGGTCGAGCCGCTGGGTTTCGAACTGGACGACAAGCGCCTGCGCCGCGCCGGGCTGGATTACCACGAGTATGCGCCGCTCAAGCGCCACGTCAGCCTGGAGGCCTGCCTGGAGAGCCTCGGCCAGCCGCGGGTATTCGCTTTCACCACCAAGGGCTCGCAACCCTTCCATGAAGTGGCCTACCAGCCGGGCGACGCCTTTCTGTTCGGCCCGGAAAGCCGCGGCCTGCCGGCCGAGATCCGCGATGCCCTGCCCGAATCGCAGCGCGTACGCCTGCCGATGCGTGACGGCTGCCGCAGCCTGAACCTGTCCAACACCGTGGCCGTGGCCGTCTACGAGGCCTGGCGCCAGCAGGGTTTCGCCATGAGCTGACAAGCGCTGCAGCTAGCCCGGCGTAGAGCGCAGCGAAACCCGGGAACGGCAACCTGGGTATCACGGCGCTCAACCGCGGGCTACGAATCCAGACCAATAAAAAACGCCCCGAAGGGCGTTTTTTGCGCAGGTCGCGGGCTCAGTTGGCCTGCTGGCGCTGCAGCTCCTGGGCGTACAGGGCGTCGAAGTTCACCGGGGCCAGCATCAGCGCCGGGAACGAGCCGCGTACCACCAGGCTGTCCAGGGTTTCGCGGGCATACGGGAACAGGATGTTCGGGCAGAACGCGCCCAGGGTGTGGCTCATGGAAGCGGCGTCCAGGCCCTTGATCAGGAAGATGCCGGCCTGCTGCACTTCGGCGATGAAGGCGGTTTCTTCGCCATTCTTCACGGTCACCGACAGGGTCAGCACCACTTCGTGGAAGTCGCCTTCCAGGGCTTTCTGGCGGGTATTGAGGTCCATCGAGACGCTCGGCGTCCACTCCTGCCGGAAGATCTCGGGGCTCTTCGGCGCTTCGAAGGACAGGTCACGCACGTAGATGCGCTGCAGGGAGAACTGAGGAGTCTGTTCGCCTTGGGCGGCGCCGTTAGCTTGTTCGGTCATGGGGCAAAGCCTTCTGCTGTAGGACTTAAAGGGAAATCAGGCGTTGAGCAGTGCGTCGAGCTTGCCGGCCCGCTCCAGGGCAAACAGATCGTCGCAACCGCCCACATGGGTCTCACCGATCCATATCTGCGGCACCGAAGTGCGGCCGGCCTTGCGCGTCATTTCGGCGCGCACGTCCGGCTTGCCGTCGACACGGATCTCGTCGAACGACACGCTTTTGCTGTTCAACAGCTGCTTGGCACGGATGCAGTAGGGGCACCAGTCGCTGGAGTAGATGACGACCTTGGCCATGTCACTTCACCACGGGCAGGTTGTCGCCACGCCAGGTAGCGATGCCGCCGCCCAGACGCGCGGCGGTGAAACCGGCCTTCTGCAGTTCGCGGGCGGCGGTGCCGGCCTGCTGACCCAGGGCGTCGACGACGATGATGGTCTTGGCCTTGTGCTTCTCGAGTTCGGCCAGGCGCGAGGCCAGCTTGTCGTTGGGGATGTTCAGGGCACCGACGATATGGCCGGTGTCGAAATCCTTCTTGCTGCGAATGTCGACCACCACGCCTTCGTCGCGATTGATCAGCGCCGTCACCTCACGGCTGCTCAGGCTTTTGCCGCCCTTGCTCAGTTCGGTGAAGATCAGCAGCGAAAGAATGATGACGAACAGGCCGCTGAGGATGAAGTGGTTGGTGGCGAATTCAATGAGGTTGGCAAGCATCACGCGGTTCCGGGACGGTAAAATGCCGGCCAGTATACACAGCCCGGTGAGTCCACCAAAGGCCGCACGGCGGTGACGGGATCTTTTCGGGGTCGTAGAATGTCAGACCGATTTCAGTGGGTCGCCTCCCGGGGCGACCGCCTCCGGACCGCCGCGGGCGAGCATGCGCCCGACGCCGGCCTTCATTGCGTCCCCCAGCAGAGCGAGCCCCGTATGAGCGCAGCGCCCAAACCCCTGGTTCTGGTCATTCTCGACGGCTTCGGCCACAGCGATACTCCCGAGCACAACGCCATTTTCGCCGCCAACACGCCGGTCTACGACCGCCTGCGTGCCACCCAGCCCCACGGGCTGATTTCCGGCAGTGGCATGGACGTCGGCCTGCCGGACGGGCAGATGGGCAACTCCGAGGTCGGCCACATGAACCTGGGTGCCGGCCGCGTGGTGTACCAGGACTTCACCCGGGTGACCAAGGCGATCCGCGACGGCGAGTTCTTCGAGAACCCGGCGATCACTGGCGCTGTGGATAAAGCGGTCGGCGCCGGCAAGGCCGTGCACATCCTCGGCCTGCTGTCCGACGGCGGCGTGCACAGCCACCAGGACCACCTGGTGGCCATGGCCGAACTGGCGGCGCGCCGCGGTGCCGAGAAGATCTACCTGCACGCCTTTCTCGATGGCCGCGACACCGCGCCGAAAAGCGCCCAGAGCTCCATCGAACTGCTCGACGCCACCTTCGCCAGGCTCGGCAAGGGCCGCATCGCCTCGCTGATCGGCCGTTACTTCGCCATGGACCGTGACAACCGCTGGGACCGCGTGGCCCAGGCCTACAACCTGATCGCCGACGGCCAGAGCCAGTACCAGGCCGACACCGCCCTGGCCGGCCTGCAAGCCGCCTATGCTCGCGAGGAAAGCGACGAGTTCGTGAAAGCCACCCGCATCGGCGAACCGGTACGGGTCGAGGACGGCGACGCCGTGGTGTTCATGAACTTCCGCGCCGACCGTGCCCGCGAACTGACCCGCGCCTTCGTCGAGCCGGGCTTCGATGCCTTCGAACGCGCCCGCGTACCGCAGACCGCCGGCTTCATCATGCTCACCCAGTACGCGGCGAGCATCGACACGCCCAGCGCCTTCAAGCCCGAGCCGCTGGTCAACGTGTTCGGCGAGTACCTGGCCAACAACGGCAAGACCCAGCTGCGCATCGCCGAGACCGAGAAATACGCCCATGTCACCTTCTTCTTCTCCGGCGGCCGTGAAGAGCCGTTCCCGGGCGAAGAGCGCATCCTGATCCCCTCGCCGAACGTCGCCACCTACGACCTGCAGCCCCAGATGAACGCGCCCGAGGTGACCGACAAGATCGTCGACGCCATCGAGAACCAGCGCTTCGATGTGATCGTGGTCAACTACGCCAACGGCGACATGGTCGGCCACACCGGCGTGTTCGAGGCCGCCGTCGCGGCGGTGGAATGCCTGGACACCTGCATGGGCCGCATCGTCGAGGCGCTGGACAAGGTCGGTGGCGAAGCGCTGATCACCGCCGACCATGGCAACGTCGAGCAGATGCAGGACGAATGCACCGGCCAGGCGCACACCGCGCACACCTGCGAGCCGGTCCCCTTCATCTACGTCGGCAAGCGCCAGGTGAGCATCCGCGAGGGCGGCGTGCTGGCCGACGTGGCGCCCACCCTGCTGACCCTGATGGGCCTGCCGATTCCAGAGGAAATGACCGGCACCAGCATCGTCACGCTCGGCTGAGCCCCAGGCGCGACCCGACCGGGTGCACGGGGCGGCACAACCGCGCTGCCCCACCGGTCGTGCGCCGGCCACCTCGGGTCGCCATTCGCGATCAGAACGTTTTTTTTACCCGGAACCAAGGGCATACTAAGCCGGTTCCCCGCCAGGTACCGCCTGCACCATGCTCCGTGTCCTCACCTTTATCCTCATGACCAGCCTGCTGGCACCGGCTTTCGCCGATCAGAAAGCCGACACGCAAAAGCAGCTGGATGCGGCACGCGCCGACGTCGCCGAATTGAAGAAACTGCTGGAGCAACTGCAGCAGGAAAAGTCCGGCGTGCAGAAACAGCTCAAGACCACCGAAACCGAGATGGGCGAGCTGGAGAACCAGGTCAAGGGCCTGCGCGAAGAGCTGCAGGAAAGCGAAGAAGAGCTCAAGCGCCTCGATCAGGAGAAAAAAAAACTCCAGGGCGCGCGCCTTGAACAGCAACGGCTGATCGGCATCCAGGCCCGCGCGGCCTATCAAGGCGGGCGTCAGGAGTACATCAAGCTGCTGCTCAACCAGCAGAACCCGGAAAAATTCTCCCGCACCCTGACCTACTACGATTACCTCGCCGAAGCACGCATGGCCCAACTGACGGCCTTCAACGAGACGCTGCGCCAACTGGCCAACGTCGAGCAGGACATCAGCCATCACCAGCAGCAGCTGCAGGCCCAGAAGGGCGAGCTGGACAGCCGCAGCGCCCAGCTCGCCGAGGTGCGCAAGGAGCGTCAGCAGGCGCTGGCCAAGCTGAACAAGGACTACGCCGCCCGCGATCAGCGCCTCAAGGCCCGCGAGCAGGAGCAGGCCGAACTCGGCCGCGTGCTCAAGACCATCGAGCAGACCCTCGCCCGCCAGGCCCGTGAAGCCGAGGCGCAGCGCCAGCGCGAACTGGCCGCGGCGCGCGAGAAGCCCAGCGCACCGGCAGCCACCGGCAAGCGCACCGAAAGCGGTCCACTGGTCAGCTCCGGCGCCACCTACGGCGGCCCGTTCGCCAACGCCAAGGGCAAGCTGCCCTGGCCCGTCAACGGCCGCCTCGTTGCAAGATATGGAACCCCACGGGGCGAAGACGCTCGGACTAAGTGGGATGGCGTACTGATAGGCGCCACCGCCGGCAGCCAGGTACGCGCCGTGCATGGCGGTCGCGTGGTGTTCGCAGACTGGTTGCGCGGTTCCGGGCTTCTGGTCATTCTCGACCATGGCAACGGTTACCTGACCCTGTACGGGCACAACCAGAGCCTGCTCAAGGACGCCGGAGACATCGTCAAGGCCGGGGACCCCATCGCCACCGTCGGTACCAGCGGCGGCCAGGAAACCCCAGCACTGTATTTCGCGATTCGCCAGCAGGGCCGCGCCAGCGATCCGGCCCAATGGTGTCGGGCGCAAGGATAAGCGCCATCTCATTGTCGTAGGAGTTAGTTCGAATGCCGCATCTGTCTCGCCTCACCTCCCTGGCCCTGGCGATTGCCCTGCTCGGTGGCGCACCTGTGCTGCATGCCGACCAGGCTCCGATCACCCCGCCGCCGGCCGCCGACCAGAATGCAGCCCCGCTGCCCCTGGACGAGCTGCGCACCTTCGCCGAGGTGATGGATCGCATCAAGGCCGCCTACGTCGAGCCGGTCACCGAC harbors:
- the grxC gene encoding glutaredoxin 3, with amino-acid sequence MAKVVIYSSDWCPYCIRAKQLLNSKSVSFDEIRVDGKPDVRAEMTRKAGRTSVPQIWIGETHVGGCDDLFALERAGKLDALLNA
- the secB gene encoding protein-export chaperone SecB: MTEQANGAAQGEQTPQFSLQRIYVRDLSFEAPKSPEIFRQEWTPSVSMDLNTRQKALEGDFHEVVLTLSVTVKNGEETAFIAEVQQAGIFLIKGLDAASMSHTLGAFCPNILFPYARETLDSLVVRGSFPALMLAPVNFDALYAQELQRQQAN
- the gpmI gene encoding 2,3-bisphosphoglycerate-independent phosphoglycerate mutase encodes the protein MSAAPKPLVLVILDGFGHSDTPEHNAIFAANTPVYDRLRATQPHGLISGSGMDVGLPDGQMGNSEVGHMNLGAGRVVYQDFTRVTKAIRDGEFFENPAITGAVDKAVGAGKAVHILGLLSDGGVHSHQDHLVAMAELAARRGAEKIYLHAFLDGRDTAPKSAQSSIELLDATFARLGKGRIASLIGRYFAMDRDNRWDRVAQAYNLIADGQSQYQADTALAGLQAAYAREESDEFVKATRIGEPVRVEDGDAVVFMNFRADRARELTRAFVEPGFDAFERARVPQTAGFIMLTQYAASIDTPSAFKPEPLVNVFGEYLANNGKTQLRIAETEKYAHVTFFFSGGREEPFPGEERILIPSPNVATYDLQPQMNAPEVTDKIVDAIENQRFDVIVVNYANGDMVGHTGVFEAAVAAVECLDTCMGRIVEALDKVGGEALITADHGNVEQMQDECTGQAHTAHTCEPVPFIYVGKRQVSIREGGVLADVAPTLLTLMGLPIPEEMTGTSIVTLG
- a CDS encoding rhodanese-like domain-containing protein; protein product: MLANLIEFATNHFILSGLFVIILSLLIFTELSKGGKSLSSREVTALINRDEGVVVDIRSKKDFDTGHIVGALNIPNDKLASRLAELEKHKAKTIIVVDALGQQAGTAARELQKAGFTAARLGGGIATWRGDNLPVVK
- the trmL gene encoding tRNA (uridine(34)/cytosine(34)/5-carboxymethylaminomethyluridine(34)-2'-O)-methyltransferase TrmL → MFHVILFQPEIPPNTGNVIRLCANSGCHLHLVEPLGFELDDKRLRRAGLDYHEYAPLKRHVSLEACLESLGQPRVFAFTTKGSQPFHEVAYQPGDAFLFGPESRGLPAEIRDALPESQRVRLPMRDGCRSLNLSNTVAVAVYEAWRQQGFAMS
- a CDS encoding murein hydrolase activator EnvC family protein: MLRVLTFILMTSLLAPAFADQKADTQKQLDAARADVAELKKLLEQLQQEKSGVQKQLKTTETEMGELENQVKGLREELQESEEELKRLDQEKKKLQGARLEQQRLIGIQARAAYQGGRQEYIKLLLNQQNPEKFSRTLTYYDYLAEARMAQLTAFNETLRQLANVEQDISHHQQQLQAQKGELDSRSAQLAEVRKERQQALAKLNKDYAARDQRLKAREQEQAELGRVLKTIEQTLARQAREAEAQRQRELAAAREKPSAPAATGKRTESGPLVSSGATYGGPFANAKGKLPWPVNGRLVARYGTPRGEDARTKWDGVLIGATAGSQVRAVHGGRVVFADWLRGSGLLVILDHGNGYLTLYGHNQSLLKDAGDIVKAGDPIATVGTSGGQETPALYFAIRQQGRASDPAQWCRAQG